AAATGATTGATTACAAACATTTTTCGGATGAACAATTGCCTGAAATTGCCGTTTTGCTTGACCAAAACCATCTGGAATACAGCGATTTGCACAACTCCAAAGTGGTGTTTGAAGTGGCCAGCGTCGGCAAATGCGTAGTGGGTTGTATTGGGGCTGAGCTTTACGGCAATGATGTGTTTTTGCGTTCGTTTGCCGTGCATCACGCCCACCAAAAACAAGGAATTGGCGAGGCCTTACTTAGCATTTTTCTGAAAAAATATAAAACGCCTCAAACAACCGTGCATCTGCTTACCACAACGGCGCAAGGTTATTTTGAGAAAAAGAATTTTAGGGTAGCCAACCGAAACACTGCACCTGCGGCTATTCGTAACACTGCACAGTTCGCGGGAATGTGCCCCGCTTCGTCGGTGTATATGATTTTATAAAACAAAAAGGCCGCACTTGCATCAAGTACGGCCTTTTAACACTAAAAACGTTATTTCATTTAATTGGTAAACAAAAATCAGAAAAGGGTTTAGTTTTAATTAATTAAATGTCTGCTTATACGTCACAGGTGTCAGGCCAGTTTTTTTCTTAAATAACTTATTGAACGACTGTGGAAATTCAAAACCCAACTGATAGGCAATTTCGCTTACAGAAAGATTAGTAGTAGTCAACAATTCTTTAGATTTTTCTATAAGTTTTTCATGAATATGCTGCTGGGCGGTAAGTCCTGTCAGATTTTTTAATAAATCACTTAAATACGTGGGCGTTAGGTTTAGTTGGTCAGCGAAGTATTGCACGGTTGGTAGCTCATTATTCCCAGCCTCAAAATAATCGTTTAGCAATTGTTCCATTTTGGCCAAAACATCGCTACTGATATTTTTTCGGGTAAGAAATTGCCGATTATAATACCTGTCAATGTGCACAAGCAACAATTCTATATTAGCAATTATGACTTCTTGGCTGAATTTATCCAGATTATTTTGGCATTCCTGCTCTATGGATTTGAACAGGTTCAAAATAATTTGTTCTTCTTTATCCGAAAGAAATAAAGCTTTATTGTTTGAATAAGAAAAGAAGCCGTAGTTGTGGATATTTTTGGCCAAAGGAAAGCTCTTAATAAAGTCGGGGTGAAAAATAAATTTATAGCCCGTGAGTTTGATATTATCCTCAAATTTTTCGGTACTAAAGACCTGTTTAGGAGCAGTGACAGCCAAAATACCATCATCAAAATCAAAATCCGTTTGTCCGTATTTTAATTTGGAGGTCATTCCCCGTTTGACAGAAAACGAATACAAGCCATGTACATAATTCTTCCAAAAATCATGATTAATAGTAAAATCAATATCTTCTAAATTAATAACGCTTAACATCGGATGCAATGGCTTTGGCAAACCACACAACTGATGATATTGCGATACTGTCTTGATTTCGTTTTTGCTTGTTGGCTTACTCATTGGGGTTTTGTTACATTTTGGCTTATAAATTTAGTTATTTTTTGGCAGGAGCTTCCACGTCCGAAAAAGCCTGCACCATGTCGGGCAGACGCTTGCCCACTATTTCAATTTGATTTAACTGCTGGTTAAACTCTTGCAACTCGCTGGCTGTAAATTTAACACGCTCTGCACCAACATTTTCCATCATGTGCGCCATTTGAGTAGTGCCAGGAATAGGTACAATAAATGTTTTTTGGGCATGTTGCCAAGCCAATGCCACTTGGGCTGGAGTTGCCTCTTTGGCCTTGCCCCATTTTTTCAAAAGTTCCACCAACTTCAGATTATTTGGAAGATTATCAGGAGCAAAACGAGTTTCTGTACCACGAATATCGCCTTGTGCAAATCGTGTATTTTCGTCGATAGCTCCCGTAAGAAATCCCACGCCAAGCGGACTCCACGAAACAAAACCAATACCCAACTCTTCACAAAGTGGAATTATTTTACTTTCTGAGCCACGCCACAGCATCGAATATTCGTTTTGGATTGCGGTAATTGGTTGGACGGCGTGCGCCCTTCTGACCGTTTGTACGCCTGGTTCTGAAAGGCCATAATGTAGCAATTTCCCCTGTTTCATTAACTCCTGCATAACACCCGCGACATCTTCAATAGGCACTTCTGGATCTACACGATGCTGATACAACAAATCAATTCTGTCTGTTTGAAGTCTTTTCAGCATAGCATCTACCACTTTTTTGATGTGTTCGGGCTTGCTATTCAATCCCGGCAGCCGCTTTCCCGTTTCGATGTCAATATTCCACCCAAATTTAGTAGCAATTACGACCTTGTTACGAAAAGATTTTACACCCTCTCCCAAAATTCGTTCTACTTCCAATGGGCCATATGCTTCCGCCGCATCAAAAAACGTAACACCATTATCAAAAGCCGTTCGAATAATATTGTGCATCTCGCTTCTATTCGGAACAGTCGTCTGATAGGTTCGGGTCATGTTTTGCACTCCCAAACCAACACTTGAAACAACCAAGCTGCCCAATTTTCTTTTACCTGACAATAAAGCGTTTACATTCGTCAGATTGTCATTTTCCTTGTGCGCAAAAGAATCAAAGGGAGCTAACGCAGTGCCAGCAAAGCCCAATCCTGCTGTTTTTAAAATATCTCTTCTGTTCATATTGTTAATCGCTTAGTTTCATGCCGCTAATCCATTTGACTATATCAGGGTTTCTGTGGTCAAAAAATAAACTGGCATTGGTGTCCAACGTCTGTATTGTTTGCATCTGGTCTGCCGAAAGTTCAAAATCGAAAATATCAAAATTTTCAACCATTCTCTCTTTACGCACCGATTTGGGAATAACTACCACTCCTCTTTGTGTGAGCCAACGAAGTATGACTTGTGCTACCGTTTTTTGGTGAATTTTGCCGATGGCCGCTAATATTTCATTTTCGAAAATATTGTTTTTGCCTTCTGCAAATGGCCCCCACGATTGGATTTGAACTGAATTTGCTTCTAAAAACCGCTGACTATCAATCTGTTGATGAAACGGGTGTGTCTCAATTTGGTTAATAGCTGGCGTAAAACCACTATTACTAATCAAATCCATCATTCTGTCTGGCTGAAAATTAGCTACTCCAATCGCTCTAATTTTTCCTTCCTGATACAACTCCTGCATTGCTCGCCAAGCACCAAACACATCACCAAAAGGTTGATGAATCAGGTACAAATCCAAATACTCTAATTGTAGTTTGTCCAAAGATTTCTGGAATGCTGCTTTAGCCTTTTCGTAGCCCATATCTTGCACCCAAAGTTTTGTAGTTATAAAAAGCTCTTCTCTGGGCACGATACTTTTTCTAATCGCATTGCCTACTGCCCTTTCATTGGCATAAGCCGAAGCGGTATCTATAAGTCTATAACCCGTCTGAATTGCATCAAGTACGGCCTTTTCGCTCTGGTCTTCAGGAATTTGGAATACACCGAAACCTAATATTGGCATTTCTACGCCATTACTCAATTTTACTGTTTGCATTGGTATTTTTATTTTATAAATTTCTAATGCAAATGTCCAAAGAATCCTATTGTTCAATGTATCCAAAAGAGAGATTATTGTATCCAAAATTTGTGGCGTGCATTGTTTGGCCTTCATTGTAGAAATATCCAGCAATTCCCCCAAAAAAAACTCTTGCTTCCGATTCAATATCAGAAACAAGAGGGCAAAAACTAACCTAAATTTCCAAACTATCTTGTAATCATAAACTTCTGTGTTTGGGTGCCTTCGGCAGAAATTACGCGCAGCAAATACAAACCATCAGCCAAAGCCGACGTGTTGAGGTTGGTGGCAAAACTGCTTTGCAATACTTTGCCCGTCATGTCCAAAATTTGCAACGTTGCGCCTTTGGCCACATTTTTCACGTTCAGCACGTTTTGGGCTGGATTCGGATAAACTTCAAGGCGCGGGGCAGTGTGTGCGGCGGCTGTGGCCGTTGGAGTACAAGAGGCACCACTATAAATTCCGCAAATTTCATTCGCCGAAAGCGCACGGCTGTAGTATAGAAACTCATCTATCATTCCTACCAAACCATGAT
This genomic stretch from Flexibacter flexilis DSM 6793 harbors:
- a CDS encoding GNAT family N-acetyltransferase is translated as MIDYKHFSDEQLPEIAVLLDQNHLEYSDLHNSKVVFEVASVGKCVVGCIGAELYGNDVFLRSFAVHHAHQKQGIGEALLSIFLKKYKTPQTTVHLLTTTAQGYFEKKNFRVANRNTAPAAIRNTAQFAGMCPASSVYMIL
- a CDS encoding aldo/keto reductase, whose protein sequence is MQTVKLSNGVEMPILGFGVFQIPEDQSEKAVLDAIQTGYRLIDTASAYANERAVGNAIRKSIVPREELFITTKLWVQDMGYEKAKAAFQKSLDKLQLEYLDLYLIHQPFGDVFGAWRAMQELYQEGKIRAIGVANFQPDRMMDLISNSGFTPAINQIETHPFHQQIDSQRFLEANSVQIQSWGPFAEGKNNIFENEILAAIGKIHQKTVAQVILRWLTQRGVVVIPKSVRKERMVENFDIFDFELSADQMQTIQTLDTNASLFFDHRNPDIVKWISGMKLSD
- a CDS encoding aldo/keto reductase, whose amino-acid sequence is MNRRDILKTAGLGFAGTALAPFDSFAHKENDNLTNVNALLSGKRKLGSLVVSSVGLGVQNMTRTYQTTVPNRSEMHNIIRTAFDNGVTFFDAAEAYGPLEVERILGEGVKSFRNKVVIATKFGWNIDIETGKRLPGLNSKPEHIKKVVDAMLKRLQTDRIDLLYQHRVDPEVPIEDVAGVMQELMKQGKLLHYGLSEPGVQTVRRAHAVQPITAIQNEYSMLWRGSESKIIPLCEELGIGFVSWSPLGVGFLTGAIDENTRFAQGDIRGTETRFAPDNLPNNLKLVELLKKWGKAKEATPAQVALAWQHAQKTFIVPIPGTTQMAHMMENVGAERVKFTASELQEFNQQLNQIEIVGKRLPDMVQAFSDVEAPAKK
- a CDS encoding helix-turn-helix domain-containing protein; amino-acid sequence: MSKPTSKNEIKTVSQYHQLCGLPKPLHPMLSVINLEDIDFTINHDFWKNYVHGLYSFSVKRGMTSKLKYGQTDFDFDDGILAVTAPKQVFSTEKFEDNIKLTGYKFIFHPDFIKSFPLAKNIHNYGFFSYSNNKALFLSDKEEQIILNLFKSIEQECQNNLDKFSQEVIIANIELLLVHIDRYYNRQFLTRKNISSDVLAKMEQLLNDYFEAGNNELPTVQYFADQLNLTPTYLSDLLKNLTGLTAQQHIHEKLIEKSKELLTTTNLSVSEIAYQLGFEFPQSFNKLFKKKTGLTPVTYKQTFN